From the Selenomonadales bacterium genome, the window CTGTTACGACAAAGTCAGACACTTCGCCTGCAATTTTCGTCGTATATTCGCTTACATCGAAGCGAGTGATCGGGCCAACACCCGATTTGCCTTCAATCAATGCGTTCCAAAAGGCATCTTTACCGATACCGATCGGAGTTATCGCACCAATACCGGTAATTACAACTCGTCTCATAATAATGTGACCACTCCTATTTTACTGCTTCCGCTTCACGGATCAGTCTTGCAAAAATTTCTTTAACAGGAAGAATCTCTTTGATCTTATGGATATTCTCACCCGTAAAGATCAAACCATTCTCTACGTCACCTTGTTGCGCGCGCGTCAATGCTTTGATAATGCAGAAATTCTGCTTGCACTGTTTAAGGCATGCTTCACAAGAATCAATAGGAAGTTTACCTGCCGCAATTCTGTCCGCAAACGGATTACGAATCGCCTGACCGGGAAGACCGACAGGACTTTGTATCAAAATGACATCATCTGCCGTTGCTTTCAAATAAAATTCTTTCAAAGCAGGAGCCGCGTTCGATTCTTCGCTTGCCGCAAAACGAGTACCCATCTGAACACCGTTTGCACCCATACGAATGATATCGACAACATCTTGTCCGCTAAGTACACCACCTGCACCAATGATCGGAATCGATACTGCCGCACGGATCTCCGGAACGAGCTCTCTCATAGAACGATCTGTTCCAAGATGACCGCCTGCTTCTTTGCCTTCTATAATAATCGCAGCTGCCCCAAGTTTTTCGGAAATCTTAGCCAATTTCACCGACGATACGATCGGAACGATCGGGGTACCGGATTCTTTCCCCAAAGCGAACCTATCGCGCGAAAAACCTGCACCGGCAACTACCAAGTCGATGCCTTCGTCAATAGCTGTCTTAACCAAGTCAGCAAATTTACGAGCCGCGACCATGATGTTGACACCAATGATGCCTTTCGTCATCGATCGAGCCAGTCTAATTTCATATCTCAATTCATCTAATGTCATGCCGGAACCGGCAATCAAACCAATACCGCCCTCTTCTGCAACCGCAGCCGCCAAACGTGCAGTTGAAAGTCTTACTGCCATTCCGCCCTGAATAATTGGTACTTTTGCTACGTGAGGACCGATTTTAAGTTCTGGAAGTTTCAAGATAACTCCTCCAATCAACTACACAAACCTAATCTAATCTTTTTTTAGAAAGTCCCGCAACGCGTATCGCGGGACTTTCTATGTTCATAATACCGAGTCTTATTTGTTCTGATCGATGTACGTTACCGTATCGCTCACCGTTTTAATTTTTTCAGCAACATCGTCCGGAATTTCAACATCGAATTCTTCTTCGAAAGCCATGATCAATTCAACGATGTCCAAAGAATCTGCACCCAAATCGTCGATGAACGTCGATTCCATGGAAACGTCAGCTTCATCAACACCAAGCTGATCTACAACGATCGCTTTAACTTTTTCAAAAGTACTCATTCTAGTTTCACCTCCTTCCAAAAACAACCTCCATCAATATTACATGACCATTCCGCCGTCTACATTGAGCGTCTGTCCCGTAATATAGTTTGCACTATCGGAAACAAGGAAGAGTACCGCGGATGCGATATCATCAGCTTCGCCCAAACGACCCATCGGAATTTTGGTTGCCAAATCCTCTTTTACTTTATCGGAAAGTACTGCCGTCATATCCGTTGCAATGAAGCCCGGAGCGATCGCATTGACTGTAATATTTCTTGCAGCCAATTCTTTTGCCATCGACTTCGTGAAACCGATCACGCCTGCTTTGGCAGCCGCATAGTTCGCCTGACCTGCATTGCCCATCAGACCGACAACAGAAGACATATTAACGATTTTACCATAGCGCTGTTTCATCATGATCTTCGAAACGGCTTTCGTTACATAGAACACACCCGTCAAATTCGTCTGAATAACAGCATTCCAGTCAGC encodes:
- the fabG gene encoding 3-oxoacyl-[acyl-carrier-protein] reductase, with product MQLEGKVALVTGASRGIGRAVAIRLAKSGAKIAVNYAGNQAAAEEVKQIIEQNGGEAILVQADISNAESVDAMVAAVMEAFGRIDILVNNAGITRDTLLMRMKEADWNAVIQTNLTGVFYVTKAVSKIMMKQRYGKIVNMSSVVGLMGNAGQANYAAAKAGVIGFTKSMAKELAARNITVNAIAPGFIATDMTAVLSDKVKEDLATKIPMGRLGEADDIASAVLFLVSDSANYITGQTLNVDGGMVM
- a CDS encoding nitronate monooxygenase — encoded protein: MKLPELKIGPHVAKVPIIQGGMAVRLSTARLAAAVAEEGGIGLIAGSGMTLDELRYEIRLARSMTKGIIGVNIMVAARKFADLVKTAIDEGIDLVVAGAGFSRDRFALGKESGTPIVPIVSSVKLAKISEKLGAAAIIIEGKEAGGHLGTDRSMRELVPEIRAAVSIPIIGAGGVLSGQDVVDIIRMGANGVQMGTRFAASEESNAAPALKEFYLKATADDVILIQSPVGLPGQAIRNPFADRIAAGKLPIDSCEACLKQCKQNFCIIKALTRAQQGDVENGLIFTGENIHKIKEILPVKEIFARLIREAEAVK
- a CDS encoding acyl carrier protein — translated: MSTFEKVKAIVVDQLGVDEADVSMESTFIDDLGADSLDIVELIMAFEEEFDVEIPDDVAEKIKTVSDTVTYIDQNK